The Streptomyces sp. Je 1-332 genome has a window encoding:
- a CDS encoding sugar transferase, whose amino-acid sequence MQQGELVSPFPSARGRLTNGAIGRPASDWEQRYRRTVIISDTVATFFVVASIGSFFGARDAANWHEKWGILAFGTELLVLGALAVSRSWAPAVLGQGAEEFRRLGRSLFTAVVVLSLGGIALTSRNIKLWIFVAIPAIALVTMTERYLLRLWLHKQRKEGRCLRPVLAAGSPATVRDLITRTRKFPHLGWRVEAVCTQDGLGLDGDRVDGDQLDGVPVVGPLTDVAGHVRRDGYRVVAVTPDPHWSPDRLQRLAWNLEGSDAEMVVAPVLMEVAGPRLHVDAVLGIPLLRVSMPTFTGGRRAIKGVVDRTGAALLLLLFAPLMVLVGLLVLVDSRGGALYRQRRVGKDGREFTIFKFRTMVVGADRARAALADRNEGAGLLFKLRRDPRVTRVGAVLRRYSLDELPQLFNVLLGSMSLVGPRPPLPEESAAYGPDIRRRLLVKPGLTGLWQISGRSDLPWDEAVRLDLRYVEDWSLALDTVILWKTLRAVLQGQGAY is encoded by the coding sequence GTGCAGCAGGGGGAATTAGTCAGCCCGTTTCCGTCGGCGCGCGGGCGTCTGACGAACGGGGCAATCGGAAGGCCCGCGAGCGACTGGGAGCAGCGGTACCGCCGTACCGTGATCATCAGCGATACCGTCGCCACGTTTTTCGTGGTGGCGTCGATCGGCAGCTTCTTCGGGGCCCGCGACGCCGCCAACTGGCACGAGAAGTGGGGAATTCTCGCCTTCGGCACCGAGCTCCTCGTATTGGGAGCGCTGGCGGTGAGCCGGTCATGGGCTCCGGCGGTTCTCGGCCAGGGAGCGGAGGAATTCCGCCGGCTCGGCCGCTCACTTTTCACGGCGGTCGTCGTGCTTTCGCTCGGCGGCATCGCCCTGACCTCGCGCAACATCAAGCTCTGGATCTTCGTCGCGATCCCGGCGATCGCGCTCGTCACCATGACCGAGCGGTATCTGCTCCGTCTGTGGCTGCACAAACAGCGCAAGGAAGGGCGGTGTCTGCGTCCGGTGCTCGCCGCCGGGAGCCCGGCCACCGTGCGCGACCTGATCACTCGCACCCGTAAGTTCCCGCACCTGGGCTGGCGGGTGGAGGCGGTGTGCACGCAGGACGGTCTGGGGCTCGACGGCGACCGCGTGGACGGCGACCAACTGGACGGAGTTCCCGTGGTCGGCCCACTGACGGACGTCGCGGGCCACGTCCGTCGCGACGGCTACCGCGTCGTCGCCGTCACACCGGACCCGCACTGGTCACCGGACCGGCTGCAGCGCCTCGCCTGGAACCTCGAGGGCAGCGATGCCGAGATGGTCGTGGCCCCCGTCCTGATGGAGGTGGCGGGACCGCGGCTGCACGTCGACGCGGTGCTCGGCATCCCGCTCCTTCGGGTCAGCATGCCGACCTTCACCGGGGGGCGCCGAGCGATCAAAGGGGTCGTCGACCGGACGGGCGCGGCGCTCCTGCTGCTGCTCTTCGCGCCGCTGATGGTGCTCGTCGGACTGCTCGTGCTCGTGGACAGCCGGGGTGGGGCGTTGTACCGCCAGCGCAGGGTCGGCAAGGACGGCCGCGAGTTCACCATCTTCAAGTTCCGCACCATGGTCGTCGGGGCCGACCGGGCACGTGCGGCGCTCGCCGACCGCAACGAAGGCGCGGGGCTGCTTTTCAAGCTCCGCCGCGATCCGCGGGTGACCCGGGTCGGCGCGGTGCTTCGCCGCTACTCGCTCGACGAGCTCCCGCAGCTCTTCAACGTGCTGCTCGGCTCGATGTCGCTGGTCGGTCCGCGGCCTCCGCTGCCGGAGGAGTCCGCCGCGTACGGCCCGGACATCCGGCGGCGGCTGCTCGTCAAACCCGGGCTCACCGGGCTGTGGCAGATCAGCGGGCGCAGCGATCTGCCGTGGGACGAGGCGGTCCGCCTCGACCTGCGGTACGTGGAGGACTGGTCGCTCGCCCTGGACACGGTGATCTTGTGGAAGACGCTGCGTGCGGTGCTCCAGGGGCAGGGGGCCTACTGA
- a CDS encoding alpha/beta fold hydrolase, which yields MPFRDGHRPVLELSRPVKEPRAAVLLLHGGREFGTAAPPAWNLPGVRLRLFERAIRRSTSRDAVLMARVRYRVRGWNGERADAARDAQRALDELELLTGGAPTVLVGHSMGARAALRAAGSPLVRGVVGLAPWCPAGEPVAHLRGRRVVLLHGDQDRTTDPRSSQDFTARAGAAGAEAATVLMRGGDHAMLRRAAAWHDLTGRAVAGLLGITDLPPVIAERFSPSG from the coding sequence GTGCCCTTCCGTGATGGCCACCGCCCGGTCCTTGAGCTGAGCAGGCCCGTCAAGGAGCCGCGTGCCGCCGTGCTTCTGCTGCACGGCGGCCGGGAGTTCGGGACCGCCGCGCCCCCGGCGTGGAATCTGCCGGGCGTGCGGCTGCGTCTCTTCGAGCGGGCGATCCGCAGGTCGACGTCGCGAGACGCGGTGCTGATGGCGCGGGTTCGCTACCGCGTCCGGGGCTGGAACGGCGAGCGCGCGGACGCGGCGCGGGACGCCCAGCGGGCCCTGGACGAGCTGGAGTTGCTCACCGGCGGCGCACCGACGGTCCTGGTGGGGCATTCGATGGGGGCCCGCGCCGCACTGCGCGCCGCCGGAAGTCCGCTGGTGCGAGGGGTGGTCGGGCTAGCGCCCTGGTGTCCCGCCGGGGAGCCGGTGGCGCATCTGCGCGGCCGACGCGTGGTGCTGCTGCACGGGGACCAGGACCGTACGACCGACCCGAGGTCCTCCCAGGACTTCACGGCGCGGGCCGGCGCCGCGGGCGCCGAGGCGGCCACCGTGCTGATGCGGGGCGGTGATCACGCCATGCTGCGCCGCGCCGCCGCGTGGCACGACCTGACGGGGCGGGCGGTGGCAGGACTCCTGGGCATCACCGACCTGCCGCCGGTGATCGCCGAGCGGTTCTCTCCCTCAGGATGA
- the pelF gene encoding GT4 family glycosyltransferase PelF, translated as MSDSPSPVPIPAPFSRPSSRPARTRVTLLTEGTYPHSHGGVSVWCDQLVRGMPDVDFGVLAVTGTGRESLAWELPSHVDEPVCLPMWGPTPPGHAPRGRRRRQLLGSYEQFLTALLDPAAEDGFAPALHDLARHARDGALAPTLRTDRAVHVLTSVWNAPGRATAEARPTLHDAVTATSLLEHALRPLAARPPERGVAHAVSGGLATLPGLVAQQLHGVPLLLTEHGVYLRERYLGYRTGPYSWPVKAVLLGFFRLLAEETYRRAALITPGNRYNRLWEERGGAEPALIRTVYNGVDPEAFPPAGPEPRTPTLSWAGRVDPIKDLETLIRSFALVRQEIPDARLRLFGGTPRGGEAYRERCEALAAQLGLGDAVVFEGRVEHIKDAYSAGNVVMLSSISEGFPFTLIEAMSCGRATVSTDVGGVREAVGPTGLVVPPRAPEAMARAVVELLRDPARRAAMGEAARLRVIEQFTLRQTVDAFRSIYEELAAAGQQGDRTLEFAMQHFPGEVAG; from the coding sequence ATGTCCGACTCACCCTCGCCCGTGCCGATACCGGCACCCTTCTCCAGGCCCTCGTCCCGCCCCGCACGGACCCGCGTCACACTGCTGACCGAAGGCACCTACCCGCACAGCCACGGTGGTGTCAGCGTCTGGTGCGACCAACTCGTGCGCGGCATGCCCGACGTCGACTTCGGTGTGCTCGCCGTGACCGGCACCGGGCGCGAGAGCCTCGCCTGGGAGCTGCCGTCGCACGTCGACGAGCCCGTATGCCTGCCCATGTGGGGCCCCACCCCGCCCGGACACGCCCCACGCGGCCGCCGCAGGCGCCAACTCCTCGGCTCCTACGAGCAGTTCCTCACCGCGCTGCTCGACCCGGCCGCCGAGGACGGCTTCGCCCCCGCCCTCCACGACCTCGCCCGGCACGCCCGCGACGGCGCCCTGGCACCCACACTGCGCACCGACCGCGCGGTGCACGTCCTGACCTCCGTCTGGAACGCACCCGGGCGCGCGACCGCCGAAGCACGGCCGACCCTGCACGACGCGGTCACCGCCACCAGCCTGCTCGAACACGCGCTGCGCCCCCTGGCCGCCCGGCCGCCCGAGCGCGGCGTCGCGCACGCTGTCAGCGGCGGCCTCGCGACCCTGCCCGGCCTGGTGGCCCAGCAACTCCACGGTGTGCCCCTGCTGTTGACCGAGCACGGCGTGTACCTGCGCGAGCGCTACCTCGGCTACCGCACGGGCCCGTACAGCTGGCCCGTGAAGGCCGTGCTGCTCGGCTTCTTCCGGTTGCTCGCCGAAGAGACGTACCGCAGGGCCGCCCTGATCACCCCGGGCAACCGCTACAACCGCCTCTGGGAGGAGCGCGGCGGCGCGGAGCCGGCCCTCATCCGGACCGTCTACAACGGCGTGGACCCCGAGGCCTTCCCGCCCGCGGGCCCCGAACCGCGGACCCCCACCCTCAGCTGGGCGGGCCGGGTCGACCCGATCAAGGACCTGGAGACCCTGATCCGCTCCTTCGCCCTGGTCAGGCAGGAGATCCCGGACGCACGACTGCGCCTGTTCGGCGGCACCCCGCGCGGCGGCGAGGCCTACCGAGAGCGCTGCGAGGCACTGGCCGCCCAACTCGGCCTCGGTGACGCGGTGGTGTTCGAGGGCCGCGTCGAGCACATCAAGGACGCCTACTCGGCGGGCAACGTGGTGATGCTCTCCAGCATCAGCGAGGGCTTCCCCTTCACCCTGATCGAGGCCATGTCCTGCGGGCGCGCCACGGTCTCCACCGATGTCGGCGGGGTGCGCGAGGCCGTGGGCCCCACCGGCCTCGTGGTGCCGCCGCGCGCACCGGAGGCCATGGCGCGTGCCGTCGTCGAACTGCTCCGCGACCCCGCCCGCCGCGCCGCGATGGGCGAGGCCGCCCGGCTGCGGGTGATCGAGCAGTTCACGCTCCGGCAGACGGTCGACGCGTTCCGCTCGATCTACGAGGAGTTGGCCGCCGCCGGCCAACAGGGCGACCGGACCCTGGAGTTCGCGATGCAGCACTTCCCGGGCGAGGTGGCGGGATGA
- a CDS encoding SDR family NAD(P)-dependent oxidoreductase, whose product MASAPLVAVTGAEGFIGSHLTEALVASGHRVRAMAQYNSFSSYGWLETLAPDVLSEVEIVLGDVRDPGSVRGLVTGAETVYHLAALIAIPYSYQAPHSYVDTNVTGTLNVLEAVRQLEIPRLVHTSTSETYGTAQTVPITEGHPINTQSPYAASKAGGDRLADSYHASFETPVVTLRPFNTFGPRQSMRAVIPTVIGQVASGSREITLGDLRPTRDFTFVADTAQAFMAVGTAPADAVVGRTFNAGTGGEISVGDLVRLIGKVMEADLDVREDEQRIRPAASEVMRLVADASRLRAATGWAPGHDLEQGLARTVEFFRDPANLARYKTDIYNI is encoded by the coding sequence ATGGCATCCGCACCGCTCGTCGCCGTCACCGGAGCCGAAGGCTTCATCGGCTCGCACCTCACCGAAGCGCTCGTCGCCTCGGGCCACCGGGTCCGCGCGATGGCGCAGTACAACTCCTTCTCCTCCTACGGCTGGCTGGAGACCCTCGCGCCCGACGTGCTCTCCGAGGTCGAGATCGTCCTCGGCGACGTACGCGACCCGGGATCGGTCCGCGGCCTGGTCACCGGCGCCGAGACCGTCTACCACCTGGCCGCCCTCATCGCCATCCCGTACTCCTACCAGGCCCCGCACAGCTACGTGGACACGAACGTGACCGGCACGCTCAACGTCCTCGAAGCCGTACGGCAGTTGGAGATCCCGCGCCTGGTGCACACCTCCACCAGCGAGACGTACGGCACCGCGCAGACCGTGCCGATCACCGAGGGCCACCCCATCAACACCCAGTCCCCGTACGCCGCTTCGAAGGCGGGCGGCGACCGGCTCGCCGACAGCTACCACGCGAGCTTCGAGACGCCCGTGGTGACCCTGCGCCCCTTCAACACCTTCGGGCCGCGCCAGTCGATGCGCGCCGTCATCCCGACCGTCATCGGCCAAGTGGCTTCCGGTTCACGAGAGATCACCCTCGGCGACCTGCGGCCGACCCGTGACTTCACCTTCGTCGCGGACACCGCGCAGGCCTTCATGGCCGTCGGCACCGCGCCCGCGGACGCCGTCGTGGGCCGCACCTTCAACGCGGGCACGGGCGGTGAGATCTCCGTCGGTGACCTGGTGCGGCTCATCGGCAAGGTGATGGAGGCCGACCTCGACGTGCGCGAGGACGAGCAGCGCATCCGCCCCGCGGCCTCCGAGGTGATGCGCCTGGTCGCCGACGCGAGCCGCCTGCGCGCGGCGACGGGCTGGGCGCCCGGTCACGACCTTGAGCAGGGCCTGGCCCGCACCGTCGAGTTCTTCCGCGACCCGGCCAACCTGGCCCGCTACAAGACGGACATCTACAACATCTGA